In the Falco peregrinus isolate bFalPer1 unplaced genomic scaffold, bFalPer1.pri scaffold_110, whole genome shotgun sequence genome, one interval contains:
- the LOC129783269 gene encoding LOW QUALITY PROTEIN: translation initiation factor IF-2-like (The sequence of the model RefSeq protein was modified relative to this genomic sequence to represent the inferred CDS: deleted 3 bases in 2 codons): protein MGLRTSPWEYGALQGLGDISMGLVGSVGSPSAKVGIDHLKDDLGQPNDDVDHPKVNVDRSSGGVDHPNGVGQLTLTAPVVALATPRVLANTRVTLATPTVVLTHPRSTLTAPAEMLTTPRLTLPNPTSLFPSPHRLFFFSRTSDPSIPVSPVSAVRASRGLRRLSLLRLLREQVLRHPLLPARLALCPPPGPRSPPWWERGHHDGELLRGAARHGLAHPETAILGDPDFSFAAGAVALSPRSGGGGGDPPATPPAAAAPERGGTSSPATGATHRGRGLGAGEAVGIRLRVVVLRGGQRRGQGCGAVVRWGRRRKRRRRKRKRRRKRKRKRRRGRPPLCGGGGGLPRPPRGPPPGASPGPPAPPRLAQGSGPDPPAGPGVPSGAGGRVAAGEFGGGPGGLPRPLPPPPPPPPSPPATPPPYTRLRHRGEGVHGAD, encoded by the exons ATGGGGTTGAGGACATCTCCATGGGAATACGGAGCTCTCCAAGGCCTTGGGGACATCTCCATGGGCCTGGTAGGATCTGTGGGGTCACCATCAGCCAAGGTTGGCATTGACCACCTCAAGGATGACCTTGGCCAACCCAACGATGATGTTGACCACCCCAAGGTCAACGTTGACCGCTCCAGTGGAGGTGTTGACCACCCCAACGGTGTTGGCCAACTCACGTTGACCGCTCCGGTGGTGGCATTGGCCACCCCAAGGGTGTTGGCCAACACTAGGGTGACCTTGGCCACCCCAACGGTGGTGTTGACCCACCCGAGGTCAACGTTGACCGCTCCAGCGGAGATGTTGACCACCCCGAGGTTGACGTTGCCCAACCCAACGTcgctcttcccctccccccaccgccttttcttcttctccagaACCTCCGACCCTTCCATCCCCGTCTCGCCCGTCTCCGCCGTTCGAGCTTCTCGCGGCCTTCGCCGCTTGTccctcctccgcctcctccgCGAGCAGGTCCTCCgccac cccctcctccccgcgCGCCTGGCGCTGtgcccgccccccggcccccga TCCCCCCCGTGGTGGGAACGGGGCCACCACGACGGAGAACTTCTCCGAGGAGCCGCCCGGCACGGCTTGGCGCACCCTGAAACCGCCATCTTGGGGGACCCCGACTTCTCCTTCGCGGCGGGCGCGGTGGCGCTATCTCCGCGCTCAGGCGGAGGTGGGGGGGACCCCCCCGCCactccgcccgccgccgccgccccagAGCGTGGTGGGACATCCAGCCCCGCCACTGGCGCCACCCACCGAGGACGAGGACTCGGAGCTGGAGAAGCTGTCGGCATCCGCCTCCGAGTCGTCGTCCTGCGAGGAGGACAGCGACGAGGACAGGG GTGCGGAGCCGTCGTGcggtgggggaggaggaggaagaggaggaggaggaagaggaagaggaggaggaagaggaagaggaagaggaggaggggtCGCCCCCCCCTttgcggagggggggggggtctcccgcgccccccccggggaccccccccaggggcctcccccggccccccggcacCTCCACGACTGGCCCAAG gatcGGGCCCTGATCCGCCGGCTGGACCTGGTGTGCCAAGCGGTGCTGGCGGGCGAGTGGCCGCTGGAGAATttggggggggtcccggggggttaccccgccccctccccccaccccctcccccccccccctcccccccagcgACCCCCCCCCCTTACACCCGCCTGCGCCATCGAGGAGAAGGAGTTCACGGTGCAGATTAA